The Pusillibacter faecalis genome has a window encoding:
- a CDS encoding DUF4366 domain-containing protein, producing the protein MNKKILRTLTALCAALVLMGGFSVTAFAQTPEGEDATNDSGVVYEEPQKEEPLTPDGNATLVDDFGGNKQLITVTTKNGNYFYILIDRDDEGEDTVHFLNQVDEADLLALMEDGSTEAAPPAVCSCTEKCEAGKVNVSCPVCKDNMTACSGKEAEPETEKPTEQPKEKGNTGGLVLFLVVALLGGGGAFYYFKFMKPKQNVKGDTDLEDFDFDDYDEDEGDGLSDEEQEDEEA; encoded by the coding sequence ATGAATAAGAAAATCCTTAGAACCTTGACCGCACTTTGCGCCGCCCTTGTACTTATGGGCGGCTTTTCCGTCACCGCCTTTGCACAGACCCCGGAGGGCGAGGACGCTACCAACGACAGCGGCGTTGTCTACGAGGAACCCCAAAAGGAAGAACCCCTTACCCCGGACGGGAACGCGACCCTTGTAGACGATTTCGGCGGCAACAAGCAGCTTATCACCGTAACGACCAAAAACGGCAATTATTTTTATATCCTCATTGACCGGGACGACGAGGGCGAGGACACAGTACATTTCCTTAATCAAGTGGACGAAGCCGACCTCTTAGCACTTATGGAGGACGGAAGCACCGAAGCAGCCCCGCCCGCCGTTTGCAGTTGCACCGAGAAATGCGAAGCCGGGAAAGTAAATGTGAGCTGCCCCGTCTGCAAGGACAACATGACCGCTTGCAGCGGCAAGGAAGCGGAGCCGGAAACCGAGAAACCAACAGAGCAGCCCAAAGAGAAAGGCAATACAGGCGGGCTTGTGCTTTTCCTTGTCGTGGCACTTCTTGGCGGCGGGGGCGCGTTCTATTATTTTAAGTTTATGAAGCCAAAGCAGAACGTCAAGGGCGACACCGACCTTGAAGATTTCGATTTTGACGATTACGACGAGGACGAGGGGGACGGGCTTTCTGATGAAGAACAGGAGGACGAGGAAGCATGA
- a CDS encoding DUF4315 family protein gives MAMNKIERIDKEIAKTREKITEYQNKLRGLEAQKTEAENLQIVQLVRSMRLSPHELSAMLSGGGIPGMEAAPGYPAEPADHNTEEMEDTENE, from the coding sequence ATGGCTATGAACAAGATTGAACGTATCGACAAAGAGATTGCAAAGACCCGCGAGAAAATCACCGAGTACCAGAACAAATTAAGGGGGCTTGAAGCGCAGAAAACCGAAGCGGAAAACCTGCAAATCGTACAGCTTGTGCGCTCCATGCGCCTTTCCCCGCATGAGCTTTCCGCTATGCTTTCCGGGGGCGGTATTCCGGGCATGGAAGCCGCGCCGGGCTACCCCGCAGAACCCGCAGACCACAACACCGAAGAAATGGAGGACACCGAGAATGAATAA